A stretch of the Chitinophaga sp. Cy-1792 genome encodes the following:
- the ilvA gene encoding threonine ammonia-lyase IlvA — MSTNTSTGVSSLNILDAAVKLKPIVNRTPLTYSATLSRRYNCDVYLKREDMQIVRSYKLRGAYNLISSLPAELLAKGVTCASAGNHAQGFAYACKAMNIKGVVFMPIITPKQKVTQVRMFGGDNIEIRLIGDTFDDCSAEAQAYTKAEGMTFIPPFDNAKIIEGQGTVAVEILEDQSNVDFLFVPVGGGGLAAGVGTYFQTYSPKTRIIGVEPEGAPSMLQAMENGGPVTLGEIERFVDGAAVKRVGTLNYEICKEVLEKMHLVNEGKVCSTILKLYNEDAIVVEPAGALSIAALDDFADEIRGKKVVCVISGSNNDIDRMQEIKERSLLYEGLKHYFIVRFAQRPGALKEFLNHILGPNDDITRFEYIQKHNKEAGPALIGIELGNREDYDLLIANFRKYNLNFTELNKDDNLFGYLV; from the coding sequence ATGTCCACCAATACATCCACGGGCGTCAGCTCACTGAATATACTGGATGCGGCCGTGAAGCTCAAACCTATCGTCAACCGCACTCCGCTTACCTACTCTGCAACCCTCTCCCGCCGTTATAACTGCGACGTATATCTGAAAAGAGAGGATATGCAAATTGTACGATCCTATAAATTGCGTGGGGCATATAACCTGATTAGCAGCCTTCCTGCCGAACTACTGGCAAAAGGTGTTACCTGCGCCAGCGCCGGTAACCATGCACAGGGCTTTGCCTATGCATGTAAAGCAATGAATATTAAAGGCGTGGTTTTCATGCCTATTATCACTCCAAAACAAAAAGTTACACAGGTACGTATGTTCGGTGGCGATAACATCGAAATACGCCTCATCGGTGATACCTTCGACGATTGCTCCGCCGAAGCACAGGCATATACCAAAGCAGAGGGTATGACCTTTATCCCTCCGTTCGATAACGCTAAAATTATCGAAGGACAAGGAACAGTAGCAGTAGAAATCCTCGAAGATCAGTCCAACGTAGATTTCCTGTTTGTACCTGTTGGCGGCGGCGGACTCGCAGCCGGAGTAGGTACTTATTTCCAGACATACAGCCCTAAAACACGCATCATCGGCGTGGAACCTGAAGGCGCTCCTTCCATGCTCCAGGCAATGGAAAACGGTGGCCCCGTTACCCTCGGCGAAATCGAAAGATTCGTAGACGGCGCCGCTGTTAAACGTGTCGGAACCCTCAATTATGAAATTTGTAAAGAAGTACTGGAAAAAATGCACCTCGTCAATGAAGGTAAAGTTTGTTCCACCATTCTGAAATTATATAATGAAGATGCTATCGTAGTAGAACCCGCAGGAGCCTTATCCATCGCAGCACTCGACGACTTCGCCGATGAAATCCGCGGTAAAAAGGTAGTATGCGTGATCAGCGGTAGCAACAACGATATCGACCGTATGCAGGAAATCAAAGAAAGATCACTGCTGTACGAAGGATTGAAACATTACTTTATTGTACGCTTCGCACAACGTCCGGGCGCACTGAAAGAGTTCCTCAATCATATCCTCGGACCTAACGATGATATCACCCGTTTCGAATATATCCAGAAACATAACAAAGAAGCAGGCCCTGCACTGATCGGTATAGAACTGGGTAACAGGGAAGATTACGATCTGCTCATCGCCAACTTCCGTAAATACAATCTCAACTTCACAGAACTTAATAAAGACGATAACCTCTTCGGATATCTCGTCTGA
- a CDS encoding SDR family NAD(P)-dependent oxidoreductase: MDLQLKDKVAIVTGASKGIGNAIAAALAKEGAKVIITARNEDEVEDAAATMRLSGYDVTAIVADMTKQEHLEQLVGGTLHRYGRIDILVNNAGTIDTFAPVADISLGQWRYIFEVNLFGVIALTNLVIPAMLKEGSGRIINISSENAVQPDPMMAHYNATKAALNNYSKTLSMAYGKHNILVNTVSPAFIGTPLLDNMLEGIAAEKHISVEEAARNFLKENRPYQVLGRPGTMEECAGIVAFLASGQASFITGAVFRVDGGSVSNV, encoded by the coding sequence ATGGACCTCCAGTTAAAAGACAAAGTAGCCATCGTTACCGGCGCCAGCAAAGGTATAGGCAACGCCATTGCAGCAGCATTAGCCAAAGAAGGTGCGAAAGTAATTATCACGGCACGCAATGAAGATGAAGTTGAAGATGCAGCCGCAACCATGCGACTCAGTGGTTATGATGTTACCGCCATCGTAGCGGACATGACGAAGCAGGAACACCTGGAGCAACTGGTAGGTGGCACCTTGCATCGCTATGGAAGAATCGATATCCTTGTCAATAATGCCGGTACCATCGATACCTTTGCGCCGGTGGCTGATATCTCCCTCGGACAATGGCGCTATATTTTTGAAGTGAACCTTTTTGGTGTCATTGCCCTGACCAACCTGGTTATACCAGCCATGCTGAAAGAGGGTAGTGGCCGTATTATCAATATCTCCTCCGAAAATGCCGTACAGCCTGATCCGATGATGGCGCACTATAATGCTACCAAAGCCGCGCTGAACAATTATTCCAAAACATTGTCCATGGCCTATGGTAAGCATAATATCCTGGTAAATACCGTATCGCCTGCGTTTATTGGCACACCACTGCTGGATAATATGCTGGAAGGTATTGCCGCAGAAAAACATATTTCTGTTGAGGAGGCTGCCCGTAATTTCTTAAAGGAAAATCGCCCATACCAGGTGCTGGGCCGCCCGGGAACCATGGAAGAATGCGCCGGAATTGTGGCATTTCTGGCCTCCGGACAGGCTTCTTTTATCACTGGCGCCGTATTCAGGGTAGACGGGGGTTCAGTAAGTAATGTTTAA
- a CDS encoding FAD-binding oxidoreductase: protein MLSYWEKQSLLQYDYIIVGSGIVGLSAAIALKEKTENSRVLVLEREILPTGASTKNAGFACVGSLTEILADLQTMDTNAVVDLVKMRYEGLQLLRQRLGDAAIGYRENGSYELISSHEEWALHKMEDVNTILESFFPQKAFTVATDKLADFGFNRTAVKAVVSNTYEGELDTGKMMRALIHLALKLGVEIKTGATVSRVEDFRSSVNVIVPHHTLKEELVFTARKLIICTNAFTQSLLGMDDLTPGRGQVLITAPVPGLRFKGIYHFHEGYYYFREIDGRVLFGGGRQLDFKGETTTAFEYNDRIQHELEALLRTVILPDQPFTIEDRWTGIMAFGKTKQPVIKHYSENIVLGVRMGGMGVAIGSKVGEQLADMVKG from the coding sequence ATGTTAAGTTATTGGGAGAAGCAAAGTTTATTGCAATATGATTACATCATAGTAGGCAGCGGTATCGTCGGCTTATCTGCAGCTATTGCACTGAAAGAGAAGACGGAAAACAGCCGTGTGCTGGTACTGGAAAGAGAAATACTGCCTACCGGTGCCAGCACTAAAAATGCCGGGTTTGCTTGTGTTGGCAGTCTCACGGAAATACTTGCAGACCTTCAAACTATGGATACCAATGCGGTGGTGGATTTGGTGAAGATGCGCTATGAAGGGCTGCAGCTGTTGCGGCAGCGCCTCGGTGATGCAGCCATTGGCTACCGCGAAAACGGCAGCTATGAACTGATATCCTCCCACGAAGAATGGGCGTTGCACAAAATGGAGGATGTCAATACCATACTGGAAAGTTTTTTTCCGCAGAAGGCTTTCACAGTTGCTACTGATAAATTAGCCGATTTCGGGTTTAATCGCACAGCGGTGAAAGCCGTTGTCAGCAATACCTACGAAGGAGAACTGGATACCGGCAAAATGATGCGTGCGTTGATTCACCTCGCGCTGAAGCTGGGTGTAGAAATAAAAACAGGAGCCACTGTTTCCCGCGTGGAAGATTTTCGTAGTAGCGTCAACGTTATTGTGCCGCATCACACCCTGAAAGAAGAACTCGTATTTACAGCACGAAAGCTGATCATTTGTACCAATGCATTCACGCAGTCGCTGCTGGGTATGGATGATCTTACACCTGGCCGTGGACAGGTGCTGATAACCGCTCCGGTGCCTGGTTTGCGCTTCAAGGGAATTTACCATTTTCACGAAGGATATTATTATTTCAGAGAGATTGATGGACGTGTACTGTTTGGAGGCGGCCGTCAGCTGGACTTTAAAGGCGAAACGACCACTGCATTTGAATATAACGACCGCATTCAGCATGAGCTGGAAGCCTTGCTACGCACGGTTATCCTCCCGGATCAGCCGTTCACTATTGAAGACCGCTGGACTGGTATCATGGCTTTCGGGAAAACCAAACAACCGGTGATCAAGCATTACAGCGAAAATATTGTACTCGGTGTAAGAATGGGGGGAATGGGCGTGGCTATTGGTTCTAAGGTAGGTGAGCAATTGGCGGATATGGTGAAAGGGTAG
- a CDS encoding glycoside hydrolase N-terminal domain-containing protein codes for MKKILLVALLVATHSTYAQQPALKLWYRQPATKWMEALPVGNGRLGAMVYSDPQHEIIQVNEESLWAGVKYNDANPNSLRTLDSVRQLLFQGKSAEASALARPNMIAVNAENSSQLLQAFRSYQTLMNVHILLGNKPFTNYRRELDLTTGVVSSTTTIDGVTFRQEVFSSAPGNTIAVKITASKPAALNATFYLDRPDDRKNNGCKDCSVSIWQQNKLLLSGQIDDKNPNLGPEGKHMKFAGAISVFNDGGQLKSSADSLIVSKASSITFYIDGATNYDFANLSINDAVDPVKNLSTAIGKYNKNSFGQLKAAEIKDHSTLMNRVNFQLADKSADIPTDERLEKVKAGAYDPHLTTLLFQYSRYLLIGSSRAPGVLPANLQGIWNDHINAPWQADFHTNINLQMNYWQAETGDLPETVLPMISFIDHIREQGRITAKKMYGARGWVMHHATDAFGKTGLQNEMFYGTFPMGTTWMLLHFWDHYDYNRNIKFLADTAYPAMYEHALFIKDFLVRSPEGYLVTAPAYSPENSYKDPVTGKPESLTYGPTMDNQIIREFLTRYIAAAGILHKDAAFADSLRQVMAQLPPTRLGKDGRILEWVKEYEETEPGHRHVSHLFALYPGSQINDSTPALLEGARKTLEYRLAHGGGHTGWSRAWIINFYARLKDGEKVYENVQALFKKSIYTNLFDDHPPFQIDGNFGSAAGITEALVQSTRDGHIELLPALPAAWSEGRLSGIKTRGGFHLDMSWKGHKLTSATLTSATGEPVTVTYNGKSITLQPAKGQTVALKGIIQ; via the coding sequence ATGAAAAAGATATTATTGGTTGCCCTGCTCGTGGCAACACATTCCACGTATGCCCAGCAACCAGCATTAAAACTCTGGTACAGGCAACCAGCCACCAAATGGATGGAAGCACTGCCTGTCGGCAACGGCCGACTAGGCGCCATGGTCTACAGCGACCCTCAGCACGAAATAATCCAGGTGAATGAAGAAAGCCTCTGGGCAGGTGTCAAATACAACGACGCCAACCCCAACAGTCTTCGTACCCTCGACAGCGTCAGACAACTCCTCTTCCAGGGAAAAAGCGCTGAAGCCTCCGCACTCGCCAGGCCTAACATGATCGCGGTAAATGCCGAAAATTCTTCCCAGCTGCTACAGGCTTTCCGTTCCTATCAGACTTTGATGAACGTTCATATCCTGCTGGGAAATAAACCCTTCACCAATTACCGCCGCGAACTGGATCTCACCACTGGTGTCGTATCCAGCACCACTACCATAGATGGTGTTACTTTCAGACAGGAAGTGTTTTCCTCCGCTCCCGGCAATACCATCGCAGTGAAAATCACCGCCAGCAAACCGGCAGCACTCAACGCCACTTTCTATCTCGACAGACCCGATGATAGAAAAAATAACGGCTGTAAAGACTGCTCCGTGAGTATCTGGCAACAAAACAAATTATTACTCTCCGGACAGATAGACGATAAAAATCCGAATCTTGGCCCGGAAGGAAAACATATGAAGTTCGCCGGTGCCATTTCAGTATTCAATGACGGCGGCCAGCTGAAATCCTCCGCGGATAGCCTTATCGTGAGCAAAGCCAGCTCCATCACCTTTTATATAGATGGTGCTACCAACTACGATTTCGCCAACCTCTCCATCAACGACGCTGTTGATCCGGTAAAAAATCTCAGCACCGCCATCGGCAAATACAATAAAAACAGCTTCGGACAACTGAAAGCCGCCGAAATAAAAGATCACTCCACGCTCATGAACAGAGTGAACTTCCAGCTGGCGGATAAATCAGCTGATATTCCAACAGATGAAAGACTGGAAAAAGTCAAGGCAGGCGCCTACGATCCGCACCTGACCACACTCTTATTTCAGTATAGCCGCTACCTGCTGATAGGCAGCTCCCGCGCACCTGGCGTATTACCTGCCAATCTGCAGGGCATCTGGAACGATCATATCAACGCACCATGGCAGGCCGATTTTCATACCAACATCAACCTCCAGATGAACTACTGGCAGGCTGAAACCGGCGACCTCCCGGAAACGGTGCTGCCGATGATCAGCTTCATCGATCATATCCGCGAACAGGGCCGCATCACCGCTAAAAAAATGTACGGCGCACGCGGTTGGGTAATGCACCACGCAACGGATGCCTTCGGGAAAACCGGCCTCCAGAATGAAATGTTCTACGGCACCTTCCCGATGGGTACCACCTGGATGCTGCTACATTTCTGGGACCACTATGACTACAACCGTAACATTAAATTCCTGGCAGATACAGCTTACCCGGCTATGTATGAACATGCACTCTTTATCAAAGACTTCCTGGTACGTAGTCCGGAAGGTTACCTTGTCACCGCTCCCGCCTATTCTCCGGAGAATTCCTATAAGGACCCGGTGACAGGAAAGCCGGAATCGCTGACATATGGCCCTACCATGGATAACCAGATCATCCGCGAGTTCCTGACCCGTTATATCGCGGCTGCAGGTATCCTGCACAAAGACGCTGCCTTTGCAGACAGCCTCCGGCAGGTGATGGCACAGCTGCCACCCACCCGCCTCGGCAAAGATGGCCGTATCCTGGAATGGGTAAAAGAGTATGAAGAAACAGAACCCGGACACAGACACGTCTCTCACCTGTTTGCGCTCTATCCGGGTAGCCAGATCAACGATAGCACCCCGGCATTGCTGGAAGGTGCCCGTAAAACCCTGGAGTACCGCCTGGCACACGGCGGCGGACATACCGGCTGGTCACGCGCCTGGATCATCAATTTTTATGCTCGCCTGAAAGATGGAGAGAAGGTTTATGAAAACGTACAGGCACTGTTTAAGAAATCTATCTATACTAACCTGTTCGATGATCATCCGCCCTTCCAGATCGATGGTAACTTCGGAAGTGCGGCCGGTATAACCGAAGCACTGGTGCAAAGCACCCGCGACGGTCATATTGAGCTGCTGCCGGCATTGCCTGCGGCATGGTCAGAAGGTCGTTTGTCCGGGATAAAAACCCGCGGCGGCTTCCACCTGGATATGAGCTGGAAAGGGCATAAACTGACCAGTGCCACGCTTACTTCTGCCACCGGAGAGCCGGTAACGGTAACGTATAATGGTAAATCTATTACGCTGCAACCCGCGAAAGGACAGACAGTTGCACTGAAAGGTATCATTCAGTAA
- a CDS encoding sodium/sugar symporter — protein sequence MHHSLHLFDYLVFLVYFIIVAGYGYYIYKKKKKATTDSKDFFLAEGSLTWWAIGASLIASNISAEQFIGMSGNGFNIGLAISTYEWMAAATLLVVAIFFLPIYLKNKIYTMPQFLERRYNQKVATIMAVFWLLLYVVVNLTSILYLGALAITTISGINFYVCMVFLAIFAIIITLGGMKVIGYTDVIQVFFLILGGLATTYLALQLVSNQFGTTGVLNGFKLMTEHASDHFHMIISKDDPKKYLDLPGLSVLIGGMWIVNLNYWGCNQYITQRALGADLKTARNGLLFAGFLKLLMPIIVVLPGIAAFVLYKEGLFQTEMMKDGSLNPDNAYPVLLNLLPVGLKGLSFAALTAAVVASLAGKANSISTIFTLDIYKKIYNKEADEKKIVSIGRTAVIITMIIAIVISNFLGIDKKGGFQFIQEYTGFVSPGVFAMFALGFFWKRTTSSAALFAMIGGLLLSFFFKFLPGFANLECLHSIGYSVLNPDSGVYEIPFMDRMGIVFVICVIGMVIITLANPKSANNPKGLAIDAGMFKPSMGFTVGAILILGILMALYTIFW from the coding sequence ATGCATCATTCACTTCACCTATTTGACTACCTGGTATTCCTGGTCTATTTCATTATTGTGGCCGGATACGGGTACTACATCTACAAAAAGAAAAAGAAGGCGACAACCGATTCGAAAGACTTTTTCCTTGCTGAAGGTTCCCTCACCTGGTGGGCCATTGGTGCTTCACTGATCGCTTCCAACATCTCTGCGGAACAGTTTATTGGTATGTCCGGTAATGGCTTCAACATCGGGTTGGCAATCTCTACCTACGAGTGGATGGCTGCTGCAACGCTGCTGGTCGTAGCTATTTTCTTCCTGCCCATCTACCTGAAAAACAAGATTTATACCATGCCCCAGTTCCTGGAACGCAGGTATAACCAGAAAGTAGCCACCATCATGGCGGTATTCTGGCTGCTCTTGTATGTAGTCGTAAACCTGACTTCAATCCTCTATCTGGGTGCGTTGGCTATCACTACTATCTCTGGTATTAACTTCTACGTATGTATGGTGTTCCTGGCCATCTTTGCCATCATCATCACGCTGGGAGGTATGAAGGTGATCGGTTATACGGACGTTATCCAGGTATTCTTCCTGATCCTGGGAGGTCTGGCTACTACCTACCTGGCTTTACAGCTGGTTTCTAACCAATTTGGTACTACTGGTGTACTGAACGGTTTCAAACTGATGACAGAACACGCCAGCGACCACTTCCATATGATTATCTCCAAAGATGATCCTAAGAAATACCTCGACCTGCCAGGTCTGAGCGTATTAATCGGCGGTATGTGGATCGTAAACCTGAACTATTGGGGTTGTAACCAGTATATCACACAGCGTGCACTGGGTGCTGATCTGAAAACTGCGCGCAACGGTCTGCTGTTCGCCGGTTTCCTGAAACTCCTGATGCCTATCATCGTGGTACTGCCTGGTATTGCTGCTTTTGTACTCTACAAAGAAGGCCTGTTCCAGACAGAAATGATGAAAGATGGTTCCCTGAACCCTGATAACGCTTATCCTGTACTGTTAAACCTGCTTCCGGTAGGTCTGAAAGGATTGTCGTTTGCAGCGTTGACCGCAGCTGTGGTAGCGTCTCTGGCAGGTAAAGCCAACAGTATTTCTACCATCTTTACTTTAGATATTTATAAGAAGATCTATAATAAAGAAGCAGATGAGAAGAAAATCGTTAGTATAGGTCGTACCGCTGTAATCATTACCATGATTATCGCGATTGTTATCTCTAACTTCCTCGGTATCGACAAAAAAGGCGGCTTCCAGTTCATTCAGGAATACACCGGTTTCGTTTCTCCTGGTGTATTTGCGATGTTCGCACTTGGATTTTTCTGGAAACGTACCACTTCCAGCGCAGCATTATTTGCGATGATTGGTGGTTTATTGTTATCTTTCTTCTTCAAATTCTTACCTGGATTCGCCAACCTGGAATGCCTGCACTCAATAGGCTATTCAGTATTAAACCCGGATTCAGGCGTTTACGAGATTCCATTTATGGATCGTATGGGTATCGTGTTTGTAATTTGCGTGATTGGTATGGTGATTATCACCCTGGCTAATCCTAAAAGTGCAAACAACCCTAAAGGCCTCGCTATCGATGCCGGTATGTTTAAACCATCAATGGGCTTCACTGTCGGTGCTATCCTGATTTTGGGTATCCTGATGGCGCTCTACACAATTTTCTGGTAG
- a CDS encoding xylulokinase — protein MYFIGYDIGSSSIKAALLNADTGKVMASAISPSKEMAMQVLHAGWAEQDPETWWNEIINATKLLKQQYAFDPASVKGIGIAYQMHGLVCVDKNQEVLRPAIIWCDSRAVETGRTALNILGEKYCLSHLLNSPGNFTASKLRWVQEHEPHVYERIHKVMLPGDFIGMKLTGQACTTISGLSEGTFWDFTEQTPATALLEYYNISPALLSAIVPTFGDQGFVTAAAAEVLGLAAGTPVTYRAGDQPNNAFSLNVLQPGEAATTAGTSGVVYAVSDQHSYDAQSRVNTFVHVNNDTDKQTIRNGVLMCLNGTGIANSWLKSVTGDLTYPEMNDLAATAPIGSAGLQVFPFGNGAERILGNMRVGATVNQLDFNLHSREHMLRAVQEGIVFGLNYGMDIMAEMGPAIHRVRAGKANMFLSPLFREAFANTANVVIELYNTDGAQGAARGAAVGAGYYTLNAAFHGMECLSVIEPAAALQEQYRNAYGHWLYSLKQRLSLGELADIS, from the coding sequence ATGTATTTTATAGGCTACGATATCGGATCTTCTTCCATCAAGGCTGCATTACTGAATGCCGATACCGGTAAGGTAATGGCCAGCGCCATCAGTCCTTCAAAAGAAATGGCGATGCAGGTGCTACACGCCGGATGGGCAGAGCAGGACCCTGAAACCTGGTGGAATGAAATTATCAATGCTACTAAACTGCTGAAACAGCAGTACGCCTTCGATCCGGCTTCCGTAAAAGGTATAGGCATCGCTTATCAGATGCACGGATTGGTTTGTGTAGATAAAAACCAGGAAGTATTACGCCCTGCGATCATCTGGTGCGACAGCCGCGCTGTTGAAACCGGTCGCACCGCACTTAACATCCTTGGTGAAAAATACTGTCTGTCACACCTCCTCAATTCACCAGGCAACTTTACCGCTTCAAAACTCCGCTGGGTACAGGAACATGAGCCACATGTGTATGAGCGTATCCATAAAGTGATGCTGCCAGGGGATTTCATCGGAATGAAACTGACAGGTCAGGCCTGCACCACTATCTCCGGCCTTTCTGAAGGTACCTTCTGGGACTTTACGGAACAGACACCGGCAACAGCACTGCTGGAATACTATAATATCAGTCCGGCACTGTTATCCGCTATAGTGCCTACTTTCGGCGACCAGGGCTTTGTTACCGCCGCCGCGGCGGAAGTATTGGGCCTTGCTGCTGGTACACCGGTAACCTACAGGGCCGGCGACCAGCCCAACAACGCCTTTTCACTCAACGTGCTGCAACCTGGTGAAGCTGCAACCACCGCAGGAACTTCCGGCGTGGTATATGCTGTCAGCGATCAGCATTCCTATGATGCGCAAAGCAGGGTGAATACCTTCGTACACGTTAACAATGACACAGATAAACAGACCATCCGCAATGGCGTACTAATGTGCCTCAATGGTACCGGTATTGCCAACAGCTGGCTGAAATCCGTTACCGGCGACCTTACCTACCCGGAAATGAACGACCTGGCCGCCACGGCGCCTATCGGCTCCGCAGGCTTGCAGGTATTTCCTTTCGGAAACGGAGCAGAACGCATCCTCGGTAATATGCGTGTGGGCGCTACCGTTAATCAGCTCGACTTCAACCTCCACAGCCGTGAACATATGCTGCGCGCCGTTCAGGAAGGAATCGTATTTGGTCTGAACTACGGCATGGATATTATGGCCGAAATGGGCCCTGCCATCCACCGGGTACGCGCAGGAAAAGCAAATATGTTCCTGAGTCCTTTATTCAGGGAGGCTTTCGCCAATACTGCCAATGTAGTCATTGAATTATATAATACAGATGGCGCACAGGGTGCCGCCAGAGGAGCCGCAGTAGGAGCAGGGTATTATACCCTCAATGCTGCCTTCCATGGTATGGAATGCCTGTCTGTGATTGAACCAGCGGCCGCACTGCAGGAACAATACCGCAATGCCTATGGCCACTGGCTATATAGTCTTAAACAACGCCTGTCTCTCGGAGAACTGGCCGATATATCTTAA
- the xylA gene encoding xylose isomerase — protein MSITLGNHEYFKGIGKIKYEGPQTDNPLAYRWYDENRMIAGKSMKELFRFAVSYWHTFCGTGGDPFGPGTKEFPWLTATDAVQSAKDKMDAAFEFITKMGLPYYCFHDVDLVDEGKNVAEYEARMQAIVGYAKEKQAASGVKLLWGTANVFSNPRYMNGASTNPDFSVLAYAGAQVKNSIDATIALGGENYVFWGGREGYMTLLNTDMKREQEHLARFLGMARDYARKQGFKGTFFIEPKPCEPTKHQYDYDSATVIGFLRHFGLDKDFKLNIEVNHATLAGHTFQHELQVAADAGMLGSIDANRGDAQNGWDTDQFPNSLNELIESMLIILEAGGFAGGGVNFDAKTRRNSTDLEDIFHAHIGGIDTFARAAIIAEKVLAQSPYKQFRKDRYASFDSGKGQEFESGKLTLEDLRNFAAANPEPKLISGKQEWLENIINYSI, from the coding sequence ATGAGTATTACTTTAGGAAACCACGAGTATTTTAAAGGAATTGGGAAGATTAAATACGAAGGACCTCAAACAGATAATCCACTGGCTTACCGCTGGTACGACGAAAACAGAATGATCGCAGGCAAATCCATGAAAGAACTCTTTCGTTTTGCTGTATCATACTGGCATACCTTCTGCGGCACTGGTGGAGATCCTTTCGGTCCTGGTACCAAAGAATTCCCATGGCTGACTGCAACCGATGCTGTACAAAGCGCAAAAGACAAAATGGATGCTGCTTTCGAGTTCATCACCAAAATGGGCCTGCCTTACTACTGCTTCCACGATGTGGACCTGGTAGATGAAGGTAAAAACGTAGCGGAATATGAAGCGCGTATGCAGGCGATCGTTGGCTATGCAAAAGAAAAACAGGCTGCCAGCGGCGTGAAACTCCTATGGGGTACTGCCAATGTGTTCAGTAACCCGCGTTACATGAACGGTGCTTCTACCAACCCTGACTTCTCCGTATTAGCATACGCCGGTGCACAGGTGAAAAACTCCATCGACGCTACTATTGCATTGGGTGGTGAAAACTATGTGTTCTGGGGTGGTCGTGAAGGTTATATGACCCTGCTCAATACCGATATGAAACGCGAACAGGAACACCTGGCACGCTTCCTCGGTATGGCACGCGATTACGCACGTAAACAAGGATTCAAAGGAACCTTCTTTATCGAACCTAAACCTTGCGAGCCTACGAAACACCAGTACGACTATGATAGCGCTACTGTAATCGGCTTCCTGCGTCATTTCGGTCTGGATAAAGATTTTAAACTGAATATCGAAGTAAACCACGCAACCCTGGCTGGTCATACCTTCCAGCACGAACTGCAGGTAGCTGCGGATGCTGGTATGCTGGGTAGCATCGATGCTAACCGCGGTGATGCACAGAATGGTTGGGATACCGACCAATTCCCGAACAGCCTCAATGAGCTGATCGAAAGCATGCTGATCATCCTGGAAGCAGGCGGATTCGCTGGTGGTGGCGTTAACTTCGACGCGAAAACACGTCGTAACTCTACCGACCTGGAAGATATCTTCCACGCGCATATCGGCGGTATCGATACTTTCGCAAGAGCAGCTATCATCGCCGAAAAAGTGCTCGCACAATCACCATACAAACAATTCCGTAAAGATCGTTACGCCAGCTTCGACAGCGGTAAAGGTCAGGAATTCGAAAGTGGTAAACTCACCCTGGAAGACCTGCGTAACTTCGCAGCTGCCAACCCTGAACCTAAATTAATCAGCGGTAAACAGGAATGGCTGGAGAATATTATAAACTACAGTATATAA